A part of Amphiprion ocellaris isolate individual 3 ecotype Okinawa chromosome 16, ASM2253959v1, whole genome shotgun sequence genomic DNA contains:
- the anxa11a gene encoding annexin A11 isoform X1, with protein MSYPGYPPQTGGYPPQPGAYPPQPGAYPPQPGAYPPQAGGGYPPQPSGYPPQPGGYPPQAGGYPPQAGGYPPQAGGYPPQAGGYPQAPPQGSWGGGPAGGYPSIGLDNLSNPGYGGMASQTSAGMGGFTPNPSMFAQAPGGYPPAPQQGGYGAPFPNQQSYGLYPQPGGTMPQQQAPAMGYPGQPGQPMPGYPRAPSPNPSMPGYGGAPAPMPGYPKVPSPNPSMPAYGGGGAMPIAPPVNRGFRGTIKDYPGADPLKDVEVLRKAMKGFGTDEQAIIDLLGSRSNKQRVPMLRTFKTAYGKDLIKDLHSELSGDFRKLVMAMMKTPAEFDAYELNSAIKGAGTDEACLIEILSSRSNAEIKEINRIYKHAYKKSLEDAISGDTSGHFRRLLISLSQGNRDERETVDISLAKQDAQALYAAGENKLGTDESKFNAILCARSKPHLRAVFLEYQQMCGRDIEKSIGREMSGDLESGMLAVVKCIKNTPAYFAERLYKAMRGAGTKDRTLIRIMVSRSEVDMLDIRQEYVKNYGKSLYTHISGDTSGDYKKLLLKLCGSSD; from the exons ATGAGCTACCCCGGATACCCCCCTCAGACAGGCGGATACCCACCTCAGCCTGGGGCTTACCCTCCACAACCAGGTGCTTACCCACCCCAGCCTGGAGCTTACCCTCCCCAAGCAGGAGGAGGCTACCCACCACAGCCAAGCGGCTACCCTCCTCAACCTGGCGGCTATCCACCACAGGCTGGAGGTTATCCACCACAAGCAGGAGGATATCCTCCACAGGCTGGAGGCTATCCACCACAAGCAGGAGGCTACCCACAGGCACCACCTCAAG gcAGCTGGGGAGGTGGCCCTGCTGGTGGATATCCCTCCATTGGTCTTGACAATTTATCTAACCCTGGATATGGTGGCATG GCCAGCCAGACCTCTGCAGGCATGGGGGGTTTTACTCCAAACCCGTCAATGTTCGCCCAAGCCCCTGGGGGGTATCCACCTGCCCCTCAACAAGGCGGGTATGGTGCCCCCTTCCCTAACCAACAGTCATATGGCCTGTACCCACAGCCAGGAGGGACCATGCCCCAACAGCAAGCTCCAGCGATGGGCTACCCTGGTCAGCCTGGCCAGCCAATGCCTGGTTACCCGCGTGCACCATCACCCAACCCATCTATGCCTGGTTACGGAGGAGCACCAGCACCTATGCCAGGGTACCCAAAGGTCCCATCACCAAATCCGTCCATGCCAGcctatggaggaggaggagccatGCCGATAGCTCCCCCTGTCAAT AGAGGATTCAGGGGGACAATCAAGGACTATCCTGGAGCTGACCCACTCAAAGATGTGGAGGTCCTGAGGAAGGCCATGAAGGGTTTTG GAACTGATGAGCAAGCCATTATCGACTTGCTGGGGAGTCGCTCCAACAAGCAGCGTGTACCTATGCTCAGGACTTTCAAAACCGCCTATGGAAAG GATCTGATAAAGGACCTGCATTCAGAACTGTCTGGAGACTTCAGGAAGCTGGTCATGGCCATGATGAAGACCCCAGCTGAGTTTGATGCCTATGAACTCAACAGTGCCATAAAG GGAGCTGGAACTGATGAGGCCTGCCTGATAGAGATCCTGTCTTCCCGCTCCAACGCTGAAATCAAGGAGATAAACCGGATTTACAAACATG cGTACAAGAAGTCACTGGAGGATGCAATTAGCGGAGATACCTCAGGCCACTTCCGCAGGCTcctgatctctctctctcag GGTAATCGGGACGAACGTGAAACTGTTGACATCTCCCTGGCTAAACAAGATGCTCAG GCCTTGTATGCTGCTGGAGAAAACAAACTGGGAACAGATGAGTCCAAATTCAATGCCATTTTATGCGCCAGGAGCAAACCCCATCTCAGAGCAG TGTTTCTTGAGTACCAGCAGATGTGTGGCAGGGATATTGAGAAGAGCATCGGCAGGGAGATGTCTGGGGACCTTGAGAGTGGCATGCTGGCAGTGG tgaagtgcattaaaaacacacctGCCTACTTTGCTGAGAGACTTTACAAGGCCATGAGG GGAGCTGGGACCAAAGACAGAACCCTGATCCGGATAATGGTCTCCCGTTCAGAAGTCGACATGCTGGATATTCGCCAGGAGTATGTGAAGAACTATGGCAAGTCGCTCTACACGCACATCTCT GGAGACACATCAGGAGACTACAAGAAACTCCTATTGAAGCTCTGTGGGAGCAGTGACTGA
- the anxa11a gene encoding annexin A11 isoform X2, producing the protein MSYPGYPPQTGGYPPQPGAYPPQPGAYPPQPGAYPPQAGGGYPPQPSGYPPQPGGYPPQAGGYPPQAGGYPPQAGGYPPQAGGYPQAPPQGSWGGGPAGGYPSIGLDNLSNPGYGGMPGGTMPQQQAPAMGYPGQPGQPMPGYPRAPSPNPSMPGYGGAPAPMPGYPKVPSPNPSMPAYGGGGAMPIAPPVNRGFRGTIKDYPGADPLKDVEVLRKAMKGFGTDEQAIIDLLGSRSNKQRVPMLRTFKTAYGKDLIKDLHSELSGDFRKLVMAMMKTPAEFDAYELNSAIKGAGTDEACLIEILSSRSNAEIKEINRIYKHAYKKSLEDAISGDTSGHFRRLLISLSQGNRDERETVDISLAKQDAQALYAAGENKLGTDESKFNAILCARSKPHLRAVFLEYQQMCGRDIEKSIGREMSGDLESGMLAVVKCIKNTPAYFAERLYKAMRGAGTKDRTLIRIMVSRSEVDMLDIRQEYVKNYGKSLYTHISGDTSGDYKKLLLKLCGSSD; encoded by the exons ATGAGCTACCCCGGATACCCCCCTCAGACAGGCGGATACCCACCTCAGCCTGGGGCTTACCCTCCACAACCAGGTGCTTACCCACCCCAGCCTGGAGCTTACCCTCCCCAAGCAGGAGGAGGCTACCCACCACAGCCAAGCGGCTACCCTCCTCAACCTGGCGGCTATCCACCACAGGCTGGAGGTTATCCACCACAAGCAGGAGGATATCCTCCACAGGCTGGAGGCTATCCACCACAAGCAGGAGGCTACCCACAGGCACCACCTCAAG gcAGCTGGGGAGGTGGCCCTGCTGGTGGATATCCCTCCATTGGTCTTGACAATTTATCTAACCCTGGATATGGTGGCATG CCAGGAGGGACCATGCCCCAACAGCAAGCTCCAGCGATGGGCTACCCTGGTCAGCCTGGCCAGCCAATGCCTGGTTACCCGCGTGCACCATCACCCAACCCATCTATGCCTGGTTACGGAGGAGCACCAGCACCTATGCCAGGGTACCCAAAGGTCCCATCACCAAATCCGTCCATGCCAGcctatggaggaggaggagccatGCCGATAGCTCCCCCTGTCAAT AGAGGATTCAGGGGGACAATCAAGGACTATCCTGGAGCTGACCCACTCAAAGATGTGGAGGTCCTGAGGAAGGCCATGAAGGGTTTTG GAACTGATGAGCAAGCCATTATCGACTTGCTGGGGAGTCGCTCCAACAAGCAGCGTGTACCTATGCTCAGGACTTTCAAAACCGCCTATGGAAAG GATCTGATAAAGGACCTGCATTCAGAACTGTCTGGAGACTTCAGGAAGCTGGTCATGGCCATGATGAAGACCCCAGCTGAGTTTGATGCCTATGAACTCAACAGTGCCATAAAG GGAGCTGGAACTGATGAGGCCTGCCTGATAGAGATCCTGTCTTCCCGCTCCAACGCTGAAATCAAGGAGATAAACCGGATTTACAAACATG cGTACAAGAAGTCACTGGAGGATGCAATTAGCGGAGATACCTCAGGCCACTTCCGCAGGCTcctgatctctctctctcag GGTAATCGGGACGAACGTGAAACTGTTGACATCTCCCTGGCTAAACAAGATGCTCAG GCCTTGTATGCTGCTGGAGAAAACAAACTGGGAACAGATGAGTCCAAATTCAATGCCATTTTATGCGCCAGGAGCAAACCCCATCTCAGAGCAG TGTTTCTTGAGTACCAGCAGATGTGTGGCAGGGATATTGAGAAGAGCATCGGCAGGGAGATGTCTGGGGACCTTGAGAGTGGCATGCTGGCAGTGG tgaagtgcattaaaaacacacctGCCTACTTTGCTGAGAGACTTTACAAGGCCATGAGG GGAGCTGGGACCAAAGACAGAACCCTGATCCGGATAATGGTCTCCCGTTCAGAAGTCGACATGCTGGATATTCGCCAGGAGTATGTGAAGAACTATGGCAAGTCGCTCTACACGCACATCTCT GGAGACACATCAGGAGACTACAAGAAACTCCTATTGAAGCTCTGTGGGAGCAGTGACTGA